One genomic segment of Xyrauchen texanus isolate HMW12.3.18 chromosome 5, RBS_HiC_50CHRs, whole genome shotgun sequence includes these proteins:
- the LOC127643401 gene encoding NLR family CARD domain-containing protein 3-like, whose amino-acid sequence MSLSEEMEQDTSYDMSFCGKTEERGAVQIQGAASSGSSSEPSCVSMKSNDSMILPPVFSDGVVTSDLRFEKQALEPSCVSMKSSNSMILPPVFSDGVVTSDLNVVREELIQVQSRCGVCEQVMRDPVSITCGHIFCRQCISCYWDQTSPIEDFNCPQCRKRSRTRPFLHTQKEMRGSISAGSVHFYTESDLQQDSQQPVDDVLQRVKDQHKTSMKNKSESLFEGIKLLENQTLLNRIYTQLYIIEGESEGVNEEHEVLHMEKTARTQHHQDTPIYCNDIFKPEAGCEEKRKDQIKTVLTKGIAGIGKTVSVQKFILDWAEGKANQDVDFMFVFPFRELNLIKDEQYSLYKLLLDFHPELHDLDPKIYDECKVVFIFDGLDECRIPLMFSDHEKVPDVTETSSVGVLMSNLIKGDLLPSALIWITSRPAAANQIPNKYIKRVTEIQGFNDPQKEEYFRKRISDEHQASRIISHIRKARSLHIMCHIPVFCWISSTVLQNILKQDDSAEIPQTLTEMYIHFLLIQINMRNQKYEERDPEKLLQSNREVIVKLAELAFKQLMKGNVMFYEEDLRESGIDVTDASVHFGICTEIFKEESVIHQRKVYSFIHLSFQEFLAAFHVFHCYLLKNSEVLNMFLKGKARTLSGDVPLYGFLLGAVKKALSSKDGRLDLFLRFLLGISLESNQRLLQDLLTHTENSSESIENVTQSLKQLKNKNNVNPERWINLSNCLLEMKDNAAVEEIQAFLKSPSNKKLTLAQCSTFANIILMSEVLDEFDLKKYNIKSSSGRQRLLPAVRNCRKALLPSCDLNDKSCESLVLVLLSSSSVLRELDLSNNDLQDSGVKLLSDGLKSTNCQLQILRLSGCMVTEVGCGYLASALSSNPSHLKELDLSYNHPGESGVKLLYERLNDPNCILDKLNLDHGGKIRIIPGPQKYFCDLTLDPNTANVFLLLSERNRKVTYVRECQSYPDHPERFDKLQQVLCRERLSGRCYWESEWSGDADISLAYKGINRKADGASEFGCNEKSWRLICSDNRFIVSHKNKNIKIRAPSCRSNRVGVYLDWSAGTLSFYSVSDTHTLTHLHTFNNTFTEPLYAGFGLYFLTSVSLCQTSP is encoded by the exons ATGAGTCTCAGTGAGGAGATGGAGCAGGACACTTCCTATGACATGAGTTTCTGTGGGAAGACAGAGGAGCGAGGTGCTGTTCAGATACAGGGAGCAGCATCTTCAGGGTCATCTTCAGAACCCAGCTGTGTGTCTATGAAGAGTAATGACTCCATGATCCTGCCACCTGTTTTTAGTGATGGAGTAGTGACCTCTGACCTCAG GTTTGAGAAACAGGCTCTAGAACCCAGCTGTGTGTCTATGAAAAGTAGTAACTCCATGATCCTGCCCCCTGTTTTTAGTGATGGAGTAGTGACCTCTGATCTCAA TGTCGTGAGGGAAGAACTGATCCAGGTTCAGTCCAGATGTGGAGTTTGTGAGCAGGTTATGAGAGATCCGGTCTCTATCACCTGTGGACACATTTTCTGTAGACAGTGTATCAGCTGCTACTGGGATCAGACCAGTCCAATAGAAGACTTTAACTGTCCTCAATGCAGAAAGAGATCTAGAACACGTCCTTTTCTACACACACAGAAAGAAATGAGAGGATCCATTTCTGCTGGTTCTGTTCACTTCTACACAGAATCAGATCTGCAGCAGGATTCTCAACAACCAGTAGATGATGTTCTTCAGAGAGTCAAAGATCAACACAAAACCAGCATGAAGAACAAGTCTGAGAGCTTATTTGAGGGAATAAAACTGCTTGAGAATCAAACGCTCTTGAACAGGATTTACACACAGCTCTACATcatagagggagagagtgaagggGTGAATGAAGAACATGAGGTTTTACACATGGAGAAAACAGCCAGAACTCAACACCATCAAGACACTCCAATCTactgcaatgacatctttaaaccTGAAGCAGGATGTGAGGAGAAGAGAAAAGACCAAATAAAGACTGTTCTTACTAAAGGCATCGCTGGAATTGGGAAAACAGtttctgtgcagaagttcattcttGACTGGGCCGAGGGAAAAGCCAATCAGGATGTAgattttatgtttgtgtttccatTTCGAGAGCTGAACTTGATTAAAGATGAGCAGTACAGTCTTTACAAACTTCTGCTGGACTTTCATCCTGAACTTCATGATCTGGACCCAAAGATTTATGATGAGTGTAAAGTTGTGTTCATCTTTGACGGTCTGGATGAATGCAGAATTCCACTGATGTTTTCAGACCATGAGAAAGTTCCTGATGTGACTGAGACTTCATCAGTGGGTGTGTTGATGTCAAACCTCATCAAAGGAGATCTGCTTCCCTCTGCTCTCATCTGGATtacctccagaccagcagcagccaatcagatccccAACAAATATATCAAGCGCGTGACAGAGATTCAGGGattcaatgaccctcagaaggaggaatatttcaggaagagaatcagtGATGAGCATCAAGCCAGCAGAATCATCTCACACATTAGAAAAGCAAGAAGCCTCCACATTATGTgccacataccagtcttctgctgGATCTCATCCACTGTGCTTCAAAACATCCTGAAACAAGATGACAGTGCAGAAATCCCTCAAACTCTGACTGAAATGTACATCCACTTCCTGCTCATTCAGATCAATATGAGGAATCAGAAGTATGAAGAGAGAGATCCAGAGAAACTCTTGCAGTCCAACAGAGAAGTGATTGTGAAACTTGCTGAACTTGCTTTCAAACAGCTGATGAAGGGCAATGTTAtgttctatgaggaggacctgagagagagCGGCATAGATGTCACTGATGCCTCAGTGCATTTTGGGATCTGCACTGAGATCTTTAAGGAGGAATCTGTGATTCATCAGAGGAAAGTCTACAGCTTCATACATCTCAGCTTTCAGGAGTTTCTGGCTGCTTTCCATGTTTTTCACTGCTATTTACTCAAGAACAGTGAGGTTCTGAATATGTTCTTGAAAGGAAAGGCCAGAACTCTGAGTGGGGATGTTCCTCTGTATGGATTTCTTCTAGGAGCAGTTAAAAAAGCTCTGAGCAGTAAAGATGGACGCCTGGACCTTTTCCTGCGATTCCTGCTGGGCATCTCTCTGGAGTCCAATCAGAGACTCTTACAGGATCTACTGACTCACACAGAGAACAGCTCAGAGAGCATAGAGAATGTGACTCAAAGCctcaaacaattaaaaaacaaaaacaatgtaaatCCTGAAAGATGGATTAATCTCTCAAACTGCTTACTTGAAATGAAGGACAATGCTGCTGTTGAAGAAATTCAGGCTTTTCTAAAATCTCCAAGTAACAAAAAACTTACTCTTGCACAATGCTCAACTTTTGCAAATATAATCCTGATGTCAGAGGTGCTGGATGAGTTTGACCTTAAGAAGTATAACATAAAATCAAGCAGTGGTCGACAGAGGCTATTACCTGCAGTGAGGAACTGCAGAAAAGCTCT ATTGCCAAGCTGTGACCTGAATGATAAGTCCTGTGAAAGTTTGGTTTTAGTTCTGCTATCATCAAGTTCTGTcctgagagagctggatctgagtaacaatgacctgcaggactcaggagtgaagctgctctctgatggacTAAAGAGTACAAACTGTCAACTACAAATACtgag attatcaggctgtatggtgacagaggtTGGATGTGGTTATCTGGCTTCAGCACTGAGTTCAAACCCCTCGCacctgaaagagctggatctgagctacaatcatccaggagaatcaggagtcaaaTTGCTGTATGAGAGACTCAATGATCCAAACTGTATTCTGGACAAACTCAA CTTGGATCATGGGGGAAAGATCAGGATTATACCAGGACCACAAAAAT atttctgtgatctcacGCTGGATCCCAATACCGCAAACGTTTTCCTCTTACTGTCTGAGAGGAACAGAAAGGTGACATATGTGAGAGAGtgtcagtcatatcctgatcatccagagagatttgataaATTACAacaggttctgtgtagagagcGTCTTTCTGGGCGCTGTTACTGGGAGAGTGAATGGAGCGGAGATGCTGATATATCACTGGCATATAAAGGAATCAACAGGAAAGCAGATGGAGCCTCTGAGTTTGGATGCAATGAAAAGTCCTGGAGACTGATTTGCTCTGATAATCGATTCATTGTGTCGCACAAAAATAAGAACATTAAAATACGTGCCCCTTCATGTCGCTCTAACAGAGTAGGAGTGTATCTGGACTGGTCGGCtggcactctgtccttctacagcgtctctgacacacacactctcacacacttgcacacattcaacaacacattcactgaacccctctatgctggatttggTCTTTATTTTCTCAcctctgtgtctctgtgtcaGACTTCCCCGTGA
- the LOC127643425 gene encoding P2X purinoceptor 7-like: MIDLTQEDIDRVAQLQIQLHTLERARIQQLNLEQSHELLEQYLNREPSMMFDLDRIISGTPSADRPISPTPEQHTWCVCIHCWDMPTDAERKCCGQTPDNCTSLLPHLFVLQEGVLRLARRIWNDVRAEEDAAEPGEANKQFRYAAYRQYVVWQHGALGEGRRVVIPSCCVWRVRDKYTDPFNQYRGFLPSRV; encoded by the exons ATGATCGACCTGACTCAAGAGGATATTGACAGAGTTGCACAGCTTCAAATCCAGCTACACACACTTGAACGG gcCAGAATTCAACAGTTAAATTTGGAACAGTCACATGAGTTGCTGGAGCAGTACCTAAATAGGGAACCGAGCATGATGTTCGACTTAGACCGCATCATCTCAGGAACACCTTCAGCTGACAGACCCATTTCGCCAACCCCAGAGCAACACACTTGGTGTGTTTGCATCCACTGCTGGGATATGCCAACAGACGCAGAACGAAAATGCTGTGGGCAGACCCCAGACAACTGCACATCCTTGCTGCCACACCTGTTTGTCCTGCAGGAAGGTGTCCTGCGCTTGGCCAGACGTATATGGAATGATGTCCGGGCTGAGGAAGATGCTGCTGAACCTGGGGAAGCCAATAAACAATTTCGATATGCAGCCTACAGACAGTATGTAGTTTGGCAACACGGCGCCTTGGGAGAAGGACGAAGGGTGGTCATTCCCAGCTGTTGTGTCTGGAGGGTTCGGGACAAATACACAGACCCTTTTAATCAATACAGAGGCTTCCTCCCTAGCAGGGTGTAG